From one Firmicutes bacterium HGW-Firmicutes-1 genomic stretch:
- a CDS encoding 2-oxoacid:acceptor oxidoreductase subunit alpha — MKNSLTIVLSGEAGQGLQTIEGFLVEAIAKSYYVFSTKEVMSRVRGGNNTLEIRVSDESVYAYQHTIDMLFLLNDHSFSRLTKRITEKTIIFGEEGFADQSVIEEKKATFQPFNLGELSKQAGGALFANTLLFGFVSGMLNLDEDSCKNQIMNRFERRGEKLVSDNKAAFDMGYTRGREYPIQKNINKSTKTSTYKMSDGTTAVGIGAIAGGCNFVAAYPMSPGTGVLTYLARKSNAFEILVEQAEDEIAALNMVIGAWYAGARGLTTTSGGGFALMEEAVSLSGINETPCVIHVAQRPGPGTGLPTRTEQADLNLVVYAGHGEFPRIVFAPGKLEDAVQLTQKAFYLADKYQVPVFILTDQFFLESLGQMEYIELDEKYLESFITKTDVDYKRYLLTQEGLSPRGIPGYGDGLVKVDSDEHDEAGGITEDFDVRILMNDKRLKKRELLLEEYSDAELIGPSDYKNLVVGWGSTYGVLSEFVETSGTSDTAFLYIKQVFPIHEYLKAYFNKAKKVIVVENNATGQFANLLKLELDVKIDHKILKYNGEPFSIEEVEKRLKEVLL; from the coding sequence ATGAAGAATTCACTAACAATTGTCTTATCAGGAGAAGCTGGTCAAGGATTGCAAACCATAGAAGGATTTCTTGTCGAAGCAATAGCCAAGTCTTACTATGTTTTTTCTACAAAAGAAGTAATGAGTAGAGTCCGTGGAGGTAACAACACTCTTGAGATTAGGGTATCAGATGAGTCGGTATATGCATATCAGCATACCATTGACATGTTATTTCTGTTAAATGATCACTCTTTTAGCAGGTTAACAAAACGTATCACTGAAAAAACAATCATATTTGGTGAGGAAGGTTTTGCCGATCAATCAGTAATAGAAGAAAAGAAAGCTACCTTTCAGCCCTTTAACTTAGGTGAATTATCTAAACAAGCAGGAGGAGCATTATTTGCCAATACCCTTTTATTTGGATTTGTTTCAGGAATGCTTAATCTAGATGAAGATAGTTGTAAAAATCAAATTATGAATCGATTTGAGAGAAGAGGAGAAAAGTTAGTAAGTGATAACAAAGCTGCCTTTGATATGGGATATACAAGAGGTAGGGAATATCCAATACAAAAGAACATTAATAAATCTACAAAAACAAGCACATATAAAATGAGTGACGGCACTACTGCAGTAGGAATAGGTGCGATAGCAGGAGGATGTAATTTTGTAGCTGCTTACCCTATGTCACCAGGAACTGGTGTGTTAACATATCTAGCAAGAAAGTCAAATGCATTTGAAATATTGGTTGAACAAGCAGAGGATGAAATTGCAGCTTTAAATATGGTAATTGGTGCTTGGTATGCTGGAGCGAGAGGACTAACAACTACTTCAGGTGGAGGTTTTGCTTTAATGGAAGAAGCAGTCAGTCTGTCGGGAATCAATGAGACGCCTTGCGTCATTCACGTTGCCCAAAGACCAGGACCAGGGACTGGATTACCAACAAGAACAGAACAGGCTGACTTAAATTTGGTAGTATATGCAGGGCATGGAGAATTTCCAAGAATCGTTTTTGCGCCAGGTAAGTTGGAAGATGCTGTACAATTAACTCAAAAAGCTTTTTATTTAGCTGATAAATATCAAGTGCCAGTTTTTATTTTAACTGATCAATTCTTTCTAGAATCGCTAGGTCAAATGGAATATATTGAACTGGATGAAAAATATTTAGAGAGCTTCATAACAAAGACGGATGTAGATTATAAGCGATACTTGCTAACACAAGAGGGACTTTCACCTCGAGGGATTCCGGGATATGGTGATGGACTTGTAAAGGTAGATAGCGATGAGCATGATGAGGCAGGTGGAATTACAGAGGATTTTGATGTAAGAATTTTAATGAATGATAAGCGTTTGAAAAAACGCGAGCTTTTATTAGAGGAATATTCAGATGCAGAATTAATTGGTCCATCAGATTATAAAAATTTAGTAGTTGGTTGGGGATCGACTTACGGAGTGTTAAGCGAATTTGTTGAAACAAGTGGGACTTCTGACACAGCTTTTTTGTATATTAAGCAAGTGTTCCCAATACATGAATATTTAAAAGCTTATTTTAATAAAGCAAAAAAAGTGATTGTTGTAGAAAATAATGCAACAGGACAGTTTGCCAACTTGCTTAAATTAGAACTAGATGTAAAAATAGATCATAAAATCTTGAAATATAATGGAGAACCTTTTTCTATTGAAGAGGTGGAGAAAAGATTAAAGGAGGTTTTATTATGA
- a CDS encoding S-ribosylhomocysteine lyase, whose protein sequence is MEKIPSFTIDHLNLLPGIYVSRKDHINKNTITTFDVRMTRPNYEPVMNTAEMHAMEHLAATFLRNDKEYGSKIIYFGPMGCRTGFYLLLSGDYESRDVVDLMINTFEFIAAFSGEVPGAAPRDCGNYLDINLPMAKYEAKKYLENILYHISDVNLNYPNA, encoded by the coding sequence ATGGAAAAAATTCCTAGCTTTACAATAGATCATCTTAATTTATTACCTGGGATTTACGTCTCACGTAAAGACCATATTAACAAGAATACCATTACAACTTTTGATGTGCGAATGACCCGCCCTAACTATGAACCTGTTATGAATACTGCTGAAATGCATGCAATGGAGCATCTAGCAGCTACTTTTTTAAGAAATGATAAGGAATATGGAAGTAAAATCATATACTTTGGTCCAATGGGCTGTAGAACCGGCTTTTATCTACTACTTAGTGGGGATTACGAATCAAGAGACGTTGTAGATTTGATGATCAATACCTTTGAGTTTATTGCAGCCTTTAGTGGCGAAGTACCTGGCGCAGCTCCAAGAGATTGTGGAAATTATTTAGATATAAATTTGCCCATGGCAAAATATGAGGCTAAAAAATACTTAGAAAACATTTTATATCATATTTCAGATGTTAACTTAAATTACCCTAATGCTTAA
- the trpS gene encoding tryptophan--tRNA ligase → MKRVNTLSSEQTNEKQTIFSGMQSTGVITIGNYFGALKNWVKLQDEYNCLFCVVDLHSITVKQEPAKLRQSSRDLLALYIAAGLDPEKNIMYYQSHVPQHAELGWILGCYTYMGELNRMTQFKEKSQKHVENINAGLFTYPILMAADILLFQTDLVPVGHDQKQHLELSRDIAERFNNIYGNVFKVPNPYIGKVGAKVMSLQDPLKKMSKSDENVNGFISLLDEPSVVMNKIKRAVTDSETEAVYSEDRPGVKNLMDIYSCATGQTLEKTKEILEGKGYGDLKRLVGEALVAEMEPVQKRFIEIKQDKSYLDGIIKKNSETASYLANKTLRKVKKKIGFPE, encoded by the coding sequence ATGAAAAGGGTGAACACATTGAGTAGCGAGCAAACAAATGAAAAACAGACGATATTCAGTGGAATGCAATCTACTGGAGTTATTACAATTGGTAATTATTTTGGCGCTTTAAAGAATTGGGTTAAGCTTCAAGATGAATACAATTGCCTATTTTGTGTTGTAGACTTGCATTCTATAACAGTTAAGCAAGAACCAGCAAAATTAAGACAAAGCTCAAGAGATTTATTAGCATTATATATAGCGGCTGGTTTAGATCCTGAAAAAAATATTATGTATTATCAATCTCACGTACCTCAACATGCGGAGCTGGGTTGGATTTTAGGATGTTATACTTATATGGGTGAGCTTAACCGCATGACCCAATTTAAAGAAAAATCTCAAAAGCATGTAGAAAATATTAATGCGGGGTTATTCACCTATCCGATACTGATGGCCGCAGACATTTTGTTGTTTCAAACGGATTTAGTTCCAGTAGGTCACGACCAAAAGCAGCATCTAGAGTTATCAAGAGATATAGCCGAAAGATTCAATAACATTTATGGAAATGTATTTAAGGTGCCAAATCCTTATATTGGGAAAGTTGGTGCTAAGGTTATGAGTTTGCAAGATCCTTTGAAGAAAATGTCTAAATCTGATGAAAATGTGAATGGATTTATCTCATTACTAGATGAGCCAAGTGTGGTAATGAATAAAATTAAACGAGCAGTCACAGATTCAGAGACTGAAGCAGTTTATTCTGAGGACAGACCTGGTGTTAAGAATCTTATGGACATTTATTCTTGTGCAACTGGACAAACATTAGAGAAAACGAAAGAGATATTAGAAGGAAAAGGGTATGGTGATCTTAAAAGACTAGTAGGTGAGGCGTTGGTGGCAGAAATGGAGCCTGTGCAGAAGCGATTTATAGAGATTAAGCAAGATAAATCATACTTAGATGGAATTATTAAGAAGAATTCAGAGACAGCTTCTTATTTAGCCAATAAGACTCTCAGAAAGGTCAAAAAGAAAATTGGATTTCCAGAATAA
- a CDS encoding MarR family transcriptional regulator translates to MDKYKNIKLDNQLCFPLYALSREVIKLYKPILDKYKLTYTQYVTMLVIWEHEKLTVKQIGQKLHLDSGTLTPVLKKLDSMEFIIKYRDKKDDRVVIVELTEKGRLLKDKIIDVPEQIYCKVGATEEEIKSLKKTLDELLMKLT, encoded by the coding sequence ATGGATAAGTACAAAAACATCAAATTAGACAATCAGCTATGTTTTCCGTTATATGCTTTATCAAGAGAAGTAATCAAGTTATATAAGCCGATTCTTGATAAATATAAGCTTACGTATACGCAATATGTAACAATGTTAGTCATATGGGAACATGAAAAATTGACGGTAAAGCAAATTGGACAAAAATTACATCTCGATTCTGGTACGCTTACACCTGTATTGAAAAAGTTAGATAGCATGGAATTCATTATCAAATATAGGGATAAAAAAGATGATAGAGTAGTTATAGTTGAATTAACTGAAAAAGGAAGACTGCTGAAGGATAAAATAATCGATGTTCCAGAACAAATTTATTGTAAAGTAGGAGCAACAGAAGAGGAAATTAAGAGTTTGAAAAAGACTTTAGATGAACTATTAATGAAATTAACCTAG
- a CDS encoding peptidylprolyl isomerase, giving the protein MENQYPIVTFEMASGNKMKAELYPQIAPNTVNNFISLINKGYYDGLIFHRVIPGFMIQGGCPEGSGMGNPGYSIKGEFTKNGFANQLKHSEGVLSMARSGNPNSAGSQFFVMVENSPHLDGQYASFGKVIEGMDEAKRIVNVKRDHSDRPLEPEMIVKMTVETWGVEYGEPEKA; this is encoded by the coding sequence ATGGAGAATCAATATCCTATAGTTACATTTGAAATGGCAAGTGGTAATAAAATGAAAGCAGAGTTATATCCACAGATAGCACCTAATACAGTAAATAACTTTATATCATTAATAAATAAGGGTTATTATGATGGTCTAATATTTCATAGAGTAATACCTGGTTTTATGATTCAAGGAGGATGTCCTGAGGGTTCAGGTATGGGTAACCCAGGATATTCAATCAAGGGTGAGTTCACTAAGAATGGATTTGCAAATCAACTTAAGCATTCAGAAGGTGTTTTATCTATGGCACGTTCAGGTAATCCTAATTCTGCAGGTTCACAGTTCTTCGTTATGGTAGAAAATTCACCACATTTAGATGGACAATATGCCTCATTTGGTAAGGTAATTGAAGGTATGGATGAAGCAAAACGTATAGTGAATGTAAAAAGAGATCATTCAGATAGACCATTAGAACCGGAAATGATTGTAAAAATGACAGTTGAAACATGGGGAGTAGAATATGGAGAGCCTGAAAAGGCTTAA
- a CDS encoding glutathione peroxidase: MNLYNISATKMNGQEIKLEEYKGKVLLIVNTASKCGLTPQFKELEELFKEYNNRGLEILGFPCNQFAKQDSGSNEEINEFCQLNYGVTFTMFQKIEVNGANSHPLYKYLKGKSKALFSKKIKWNFTKFLIDSEGNVMKRYAPTVTPLKIKDDIENLLK; the protein is encoded by the coding sequence ATGAATCTTTATAATATTTCTGCAACAAAAATGAATGGACAAGAGATAAAGCTAGAGGAGTATAAAGGGAAGGTTCTCTTGATAGTCAATACTGCAAGTAAATGCGGATTAACCCCTCAGTTTAAAGAATTAGAAGAGTTATTTAAGGAATACAATAACAGAGGGCTTGAGATTTTAGGCTTCCCGTGTAATCAGTTTGCAAAACAAGATTCTGGTAGTAATGAAGAAATAAATGAGTTTTGCCAATTGAATTACGGAGTTACATTTACAATGTTTCAAAAAATAGAAGTCAATGGAGCAAATTCACATCCTTTATATAAATATTTGAAGGGTAAATCCAAAGCGTTGTTTAGTAAGAAAATAAAATGGAACTTTACTAAGTTCTTGATAGATTCAGAAGGCAATGTTATGAAACGATATGCACCAACAGTAACTCCGTTAAAGATCAAAGATGACATTGAAAATTTATTGAAATAA
- a CDS encoding glycosyl hydrolase: MPNTSSQSFPYTVQAGDTLSKIALLYGTDVAKIKSINNLTSDTIFIGQTLIIVGQATTTAPPLSETGTYKVVAGDTLWKISTKINMSIDQLKKINNLQTDTIFVGQVLKTEVPSLQPTISYKDYQIKSGDNLWKISIEWGIPQSELMLVNGLNESSMLTVGQIIRIPVHNIPVKETIGARYGEHLDWWTEAQYVVPINKVVKVTDFETGKTFTVKRTIGANHSDTEPLTYIDTEIAKSIWGEFSWKVRPIIIEVDGRKIAASMSFMPHGVQYIGNNQFDGHFDIHFLNSTRHNDGQMDSYHQNAIKIAAGITGI, from the coding sequence ATACCCAATACTTCGAGCCAGTCTTTTCCTTATACTGTACAAGCCGGTGACACGTTATCTAAAATTGCACTGTTGTATGGTACGGATGTTGCGAAAATTAAAAGCATCAATAATCTGACGAGTGATACGATTTTTATCGGACAAACCCTAATCATTGTTGGACAAGCAACAACAACTGCACCACCTTTATCAGAAACAGGAACTTATAAGGTTGTGGCAGGAGACACTTTATGGAAAATTTCTACAAAGATTAATATGTCAATTGATCAATTAAAAAAGATCAACAATCTTCAGACGGATACAATTTTTGTAGGACAGGTATTAAAAACTGAAGTTCCATCTTTACAACCAACCATATCCTACAAGGATTATCAAATCAAATCAGGAGATAATCTTTGGAAAATTTCTATAGAATGGGGCATTCCACAAAGTGAACTCATGCTAGTGAATGGGCTAAATGAAAGTAGCATGCTAACTGTTGGGCAAATCATTAGGATTCCAGTTCACAATATACCTGTAAAAGAAACAATAGGTGCTAGGTATGGTGAGCACTTGGATTGGTGGACTGAAGCACAATATGTTGTTCCAATTAATAAAGTGGTTAAGGTAACAGATTTTGAAACTGGAAAAACTTTTACCGTTAAAAGAACAATCGGAGCGAATCATTCAGACACTGAACCATTAACATATATAGATACAGAAATAGCCAAAAGTATATGGGGAGAGTTTTCTTGGAAGGTCAGGCCTATCATAATTGAAGTAGATGGAAGAAAAATAGCTGCATCTATGTCTTTTATGCCTCATGGTGTTCAATATATTGGTAACAATCAATTTGATGGACATTTTGATATACACTTTTTAAATAGTACAAGACATAATGATGGTCAGATGGATTCATATCATCAAAATGCTATAAAAATAGCAGCAGGTATTACAGGCATATAG
- a CDS encoding 2-oxoacid ferredoxin oxidoreductase (catalyzes the coenzyme A-dependent decarboxylation of 2-oxoacids, such as pyruvate and 2-oxoglutarate), protein MKNFELDPKTDIAWCPGCGNFNIRTALIGALQELDIDPTQVVFSSGIGQAAKMPQYINANYFNGLHGRGLPVAVAIKASNPSLTVIAEGGDGDMYGEGGNHFIHNIRRNPDITHIVHNNMVYGLTKGQASPTSQKDFITPVQVNGVTNEPFNPLAVALSLGATFIGRAFSGDMEQTKTLIKEAILHKGYALVDIFHPCVTFNKINTFAWYKNHSYYVEDNYDPSQIRNAMEKVIDTDRYALGILYKKEGKPSFEQQLNIYKNDQTPIVFRKRDIKKVNQLLQV, encoded by the coding sequence ATGAAGAATTTTGAATTAGATCCTAAAACAGATATAGCTTGGTGCCCGGGTTGTGGCAATTTTAATATTAGAACTGCCTTAATTGGAGCATTACAGGAATTAGATATTGACCCAACACAAGTGGTTTTTTCATCTGGCATAGGTCAGGCGGCTAAAATGCCACAATATATTAATGCGAACTATTTTAATGGCCTGCATGGCAGAGGTTTGCCTGTAGCAGTAGCTATTAAAGCAAGCAATCCTTCTTTAACAGTGATTGCAGAAGGAGGTGATGGAGATATGTATGGAGAAGGTGGCAATCATTTTATTCATAATATTCGCCGTAATCCAGATATTACCCATATCGTTCATAATAATATGGTTTATGGATTAACGAAAGGGCAAGCTTCACCGACCAGCCAAAAGGATTTTATTACTCCTGTTCAAGTCAATGGTGTTACGAACGAACCCTTCAATCCATTGGCTGTAGCACTATCTCTAGGTGCAACTTTCATTGGTAGAGCGTTTTCCGGAGATATGGAGCAAACGAAAACGTTGATTAAGGAAGCAATTTTGCACAAAGGCTATGCCTTAGTTGATATTTTCCATCCGTGTGTGACATTTAATAAGATCAATACTTTTGCTTGGTATAAAAATCATTCTTATTATGTTGAGGATAACTATGACCCTAGTCAAATAAGAAATGCTATGGAGAAGGTGATTGATACTGATAGGTATGCTTTAGGAATTCTATACAAAAAGGAAGGCAAGCCTTCCTTTGAACAACAACTTAATATATATAAGAATGATCAAACCCCAATCGTATTTCGCAAAAGAGATATCAAAAAGGTAAACCAATTGCTTCAGGTGTGA
- a CDS encoding aldo/keto reductase: MNSLQDCTTLNNGVKMPWIGLGLNLVHPGIPMKRAIKSALDAGIRSFDSSRQYMNEKSLGETLKDIGIPREEVFITAKLTNSNQTASATFKAVEKSKKNLRVDYIDLFLVNNASTRYDETWRTLETLYKEGQIKAIGVSNFNITHLEYLKSICEIVPAVNQVEFHPWFTQEKLLAYCQENGIQMEAWGPLARGEILDNKIIKGLAKKYGKTPAQIILRWDLQKKVVTIPKSTHSSRILENTNIFDFNLADEDILEISKLNRNKRWMWSYGS, from the coding sequence ATAAATAGCTTACAAGATTGTACAACCCTCAATAACGGCGTCAAAATGCCATGGATTGGTTTAGGTTTAAATCTAGTTCATCCCGGGATTCCAATGAAAAGAGCTATAAAAAGTGCACTTGATGCTGGTATTAGAAGTTTTGATTCATCAAGACAATATATGAATGAAAAAAGCTTGGGAGAAACATTAAAAGATATAGGGATCCCCCGAGAAGAAGTTTTTATCACTGCAAAACTTACCAACTCCAATCAAACTGCTTCAGCCACTTTTAAAGCTGTAGAAAAAAGCAAAAAAAATCTCCGTGTAGATTATATAGATTTATTCTTAGTTAATAATGCTTCAACTAGATATGACGAAACTTGGCGTACATTAGAAACACTTTATAAAGAAGGACAAATAAAAGCAATTGGAGTAAGCAATTTTAATATTACACATTTAGAATATCTTAAATCAATCTGCGAAATAGTTCCAGCAGTAAATCAAGTGGAGTTTCACCCTTGGTTTACTCAAGAAAAGCTTCTTGCTTACTGCCAAGAGAACGGAATACAAATGGAAGCCTGGGGTCCTTTGGCACGTGGAGAAATCCTTGACAATAAAATAATAAAAGGTTTAGCGAAAAAATACGGAAAAACTCCTGCCCAAATTATTCTCAGATGGGATTTACAAAAAAAAGTTGTAACGATCCCAAAATCAACTCATTCAAGCAGGATTCTTGAAAACACAAATATTTTTGATTTTAATCTAGCTGACGAAGATATTTTAGAAATATCAAAATTAAACAGAAACAAAAGATGGATGTGGTCCTACGGCTCTTAA